CGCGCGAAGTTCGGCATCCTCATCAGGATAGTGCGCAAGCGTGAAGATGTAGTCGAGCGTGGCAGTACCGACCGCCAGGATGCGCGCCATGCCGGTCCCCTCTCGCGGGCGGGTTCAGTCGAATCGATAATGCTTGTGGACGGGGCGGCGGATGTCCCAGGTGCAGGTCATCCCAGCCGGGAACGCGACCAGATCGCCTTTGCCGACCCGCACCGGCTCTCCGCCATCTGGTGTCACAATGACATCCCCTTCCAGGAAGTAGCAGGTCTCGGTGCTGTCGTAGCTCCAGGGGAAGATCGAGACCTCTTTGCTCCAG
The nucleotide sequence above comes from Candidatus Methylomirabilota bacterium. Encoded proteins:
- a CDS encoding cupin encodes the protein MEIRIEHHPSPDRLAALTVQSWPTWSKEVSIFPWSYDSTETCYFLEGDVIVTPDGGEPVRVGKGDLVAFPAGMTCTWDIRRPVHKHYRFD